The genomic DNA AAAGAGCGGCGCAACCAATAATGAGTTGGTCTTTGACAATGATAGTGAAGCGCTCAATTTCTTGTTCTAATTGCTCTCTTGAACGACGCACCAATATACCTTCACTTTCCAACGGCTCAATTAAATCAAGAATACCACCAATGTCATCGATAGTGGCAAGACGCACTTGCTCGGCACTGTCCATGACGATTTGAGTACCAATACCATCCCTAGAGAACAGCTCTTGTATTAACGCGCCATCATCGAGATAGCTGACTAAATGACAACGTTGTACTCCTTTTTTACAGGCTTTAACGGCGGCCGGTAAAAATCGTTGAGTGCTTGGGGCATTGCCAGTGATACCTTGTTGTAAAATATGCTCTACTTCGTGAGGGAAGAGTTCTGCTGCGACTTCGCCATTAGGCTTGATATAACCCTGATCGGAGCTAAAGCCAATCAACTTATCCGCACCCAGTTTAATGGCGACTTGGGTCGCTAATTCTTCAGACACTAAGTTAAAGCACTCTCCAGTAACCGAGCCTGCAACCGGGCCAATCAGAACAACGGAATCGCGCTCTAGAGTGCGGTTAATGCCTTCGACATCAATACGACGCACTCGGCCACTGTGTTGGTAATCCACACCATTATCAACGCCGATAGGTTGGGCAATAACAAAGTTACCACTGACCACATTCAGCTGATTTCCCGCCATAGGCGTATTATTTAAACTCATAGAGAGATGAGCCGTAATCGCCAGTTGCAGTTGACCGGATGCTTGCAAAACATGTGGCAAGGTGGAGGATTCGGTCACTCGCACCCCTTTATGGTATGGGGAACTCAAAGATTGCAACTGCAGTCGCTGGTCTATTTGCGGTCGAGCACCATGCACTAAAACAAGTTTGACCCCTAAGCTATGCAGTAATGCAATATCACTGACGATATTAGGGAAGTTATCGTGATTTAATGCTTCACCGCAAAGATAGATCACCATAGTGCTATCACGGTGTGCATTGACGTAGGGAGTGGATTGACGAAATCCTTTAACCAGTTCAGTGCTGCGAGACATAATTAAACTTCAAAGTGAATTTTTATACAATAATAATGATTACTTATATAATTACAACTATTTTGATGACTAAATATGAAAAGATGCAGCACACATTTTTATGTTAATTGTGTGTGATTTTCTGCACAAGCATTGCGTAAAGTCAGTGAGTTTGTCATTCTGAGTTTCTATGGCTTTCTAAAGGACATGACATCTAACTAATGCGCAAATTTATTCCGCTTTTAACCCTAGTAATCTTATTTACAGGCTGTGCGAAGAATACTGATCATGGGCAGCAATATTTTGATCAACAATTTCAGCAACCACTGACTCAAACCAACACGATTAAGAGTAATGCTTTTATTGATTTAAATACCTTTGATGCTCAAGCAAAACAGGTATTAGACAATTCTCCTTCCTTGTCTAGAACTTATCAGGATCTGTATCAGCATTTATCCCAATGGGCGCAGCAAAGCGGGGATCCTAGCGATCTGCAAAGTTATGGTGTGCAAGTAGCGCAAATGCGTGGTGGGGATAATCAAGGTAACGTGCTGTTTACGGGCTATTTCTCTCCAGTCATTGAACTGCGTCACCAAGCAGATGATACCTATAAATACCCAGTTTATGGTAAACCTCACTGCAGCCAGCAGTGCCCAACTCGCGCTCAAATCTATGATGGGGCTTTAAAAGGTAAAGGGTTGGAGCTTGGCTACGCCTCTAATAGGATTGATCCTTTCTTAATGGAAGTGCAGGGCAGTGGTTTTGTGCATTTTGGTGACGATAACAAAATGCAGTACTTTGCTTATGCAGGGAAAAATAATCGCTCTTACGTCAGCATTGGCAGAATATTAATTGAGCGTGGGCTGGTGGCCAAAAAAGACATGTCACTAAAGGCCATCAAACAATGGGTATTAGAAAATGACGAGCAAACTGTCAAAGAGTTGCTTGAGCAAAATCCTTCTTTTGTCTTTTTTGTTGCTAAAGATGATTTAGCGGTACGTGGTTCTGCAGGTATTCCTCTATTGCCAATGGCCGCTGTGGCGGGGGATAGAAAATGGTTACCTATGGGCACGCCTATATTAGCCGAGGTGCCACTACTTAATGCCGATGGTACTTGGTCAGGGGCTCATGCACTGCGTTTATTGATTGTTCTCGACACCGGTGGCGCCGTTAAACAGAATCACTTGGACCTATACCATGGCATGGGGGCAAGAGCTGGAGTGCAGTCAGGGCACTACAAACACTTTGGACGAGTGTGGAAGTTAGGTTTGGAAAACTCACCTACCGCCAATCCGTGGCAGATGCCTAAATAGACCATTATCCCGTTTACAAAACATGGCAAAAACTAGACATTAAACACAAGAGTGCGTATAAAACGCACTCTTGTTGTTTTATGTATAGAGAAATAGCCTCATGCGAGAATTAACCACCCCAGCATCCGAATCCTATGAGCAACGTTTTGGTGGCACGCGCCGTCTTTACGGTAATAGTGAAGTAGAGATCTTACGCGCCGCGCATGTGTGTGTGATTGGTATTGGTGGTGTGGGTTCTTGGGCCGTTGAAGCTCTGGCAAGAAGTGGCATCGGTGAGCTTACTCTAATCGATATGGACGATGTGTGTGTCACCAACATTAACCGTCAAATTCATGCTATGTCTGGCACCGTAGGGCAGAGCAAAATTGAGGTGATGGCACAGCGTGTTGCGCTCATTAATCCAGAGTGCAAAGTCAATCTTATTGATGACTTTATCGACTCGGACAATCAAGCCGAATATCTCAGTAAAGAGTATGACTATGTGTTAGATGCCATTGACAGCGTGAAAGCTAAGGCTTCATTGCTGGCGTATTGTCGTAGCAACAAGATTAAAGTGATCACTATTGGTGGTGCGGGTGGTCAGGTGGATCCTACGCAAATTTGTGTGGCTGATCTGAGTAAAACCGTACAAGATCCTTTAGCGAAAAAAATCAAAGATCAGTTGCGTCGCTTTTATAACTTTAGCAAAAATCCTAAACGTAAGTTCAGTATTGACTGTGTGTTCTCAACCGAGCAATTAAAGTACCCGCAAGCGGATGGCAGTGTGTGCGCCGTTAAAGCAACCGCTGAAGGTCCTAAACGTATGGACTGTGCCACAGGTTTTGGTGCAGCAACCGTAGTGACTGCAACCTTTGGTTTTGTTGCCGTATCACGTATTATTGAAAAATTGATTCAAAAACACAGCTCGAAATAAGGTCTACCCACTATGTTATACCCTGAAAACCCTTTTGGCTCTTCTATTGTTGAGGATGACATTGTTGCCCAAATGAGCCTATGCCAAGGGTGGGAGAAGCGCTATCGTCAGGTGATTCAATGGGGTAAAAAACTGCCAGTGATGCCAGAAGAGCTAAAAGCTGAGCAAGTGCTGGTGGCTGGATGTGAAAGCCAAGTTTGGTTAGTTGGGCAACAAGTGGGTGGCGTATGGCAGTTTTGCGCAGATTCTGATGCGCGCATTGTTCGCGGGCTCATCGCATTAGTGCTAACGGTGTTTAATGGTAAAACCAGTCAACAAATTCAGCAATTTGACATAGAAAGTTACTTTGAAAGCCTTGGGTTAATTCAGCATTTAAGCCCATCACGCGGTAATGGGCTTAAAGCGATTGTTGAACAAATAAAAACGCTCACAGCGTAATACTGTTACGCGTTAAAGCATATCCACCGCTTTTGTTAGAGCGGTAATAAAAGCGTCCACCTCTTGAGTGGTATTGTAGAGAGCAAACGAGACACGCACCGTCCCCTTAATTCCCAAAGCGTCCATCAACGGGTGAGCACAGTGATGACCTGCCCTAAGGGCAACGCTTTGTTGGTCAAGCAATGTCGCAATATCTTGATGGTGCACACCCGCCATTACAAGGCTGATCACGCTGGCTTTTTCTTGATAACCAATCACCTCAATATCGTCAATTTCTTTTATGGCAAGATAAGCTCGTTGCTGTAATTGCTGAACGTGCTTCTCGGCACCTTGCGGATCAATGCTCTTTAACCAGTCTATGGCACTAGAGAGCGCCAGAGCGCCGGCGACATTAGGGGTTCCAGCTTCAAATTTCCCCGGTAACTCGCTAAAAGAGGTCCCTGAAAAACTCACCTTGTTAACCATCTTACCGCCACCATGCCAAGGGGGCATCGCCTCCAACAGAGCGAGCTTGCCGTATAAAACACCGATTCCCGTTGGGGCGTACAGTTTATGGCCTGAGAAGACATAAAAATCACAATCGAGTTTCTGCA from Vibrio rarus includes the following:
- the argA gene encoding amino-acid N-acetyltransferase, which translates into the protein MSRSTELVKGFRQSTPYVNAHRDSTMVIYLCGEALNHDNFPNIVSDIALLHSLGVKLVLVHGARPQIDQRLQLQSLSSPYHKGVRVTESSTLPHVLQASGQLQLAITAHLSMSLNNTPMAGNQLNVVSGNFVIAQPIGVDNGVDYQHSGRVRRIDVEGINRTLERDSVVLIGPVAGSVTGECFNLVSEELATQVAIKLGADKLIGFSSDQGYIKPNGEVAAELFPHEVEHILQQGITGNAPSTQRFLPAAVKACKKGVQRCHLVSYLDDGALIQELFSRDGIGTQIVMDSAEQVRLATIDDIGGILDLIEPLESEGILVRRSREQLEQEIERFTIIVKDQLIIGCAALYPYVEDQMAEMACVAIHPEYRDGNRGAHLLEYMKHQAEALDIKQLFILTTRSLHWFREQGFSEIDLEALPIKKQDLYNFQRKSKILALDIM
- the mltA gene encoding murein transglycosylase A; this translates as MRKFIPLLTLVILFTGCAKNTDHGQQYFDQQFQQPLTQTNTIKSNAFIDLNTFDAQAKQVLDNSPSLSRTYQDLYQHLSQWAQQSGDPSDLQSYGVQVAQMRGGDNQGNVLFTGYFSPVIELRHQADDTYKYPVYGKPHCSQQCPTRAQIYDGALKGKGLELGYASNRIDPFLMEVQGSGFVHFGDDNKMQYFAYAGKNNRSYVSIGRILIERGLVAKKDMSLKAIKQWVLENDEQTVKELLEQNPSFVFFVAKDDLAVRGSAGIPLLPMAAVAGDRKWLPMGTPILAEVPLLNADGTWSGAHALRLLIVLDTGGAVKQNHLDLYHGMGARAGVQSGHYKHFGRVWKLGLENSPTANPWQMPK
- the tcdA gene encoding tRNA cyclic N6-threonylcarbamoyladenosine(37) synthase TcdA; this translates as MRELTTPASESYEQRFGGTRRLYGNSEVEILRAAHVCVIGIGGVGSWAVEALARSGIGELTLIDMDDVCVTNINRQIHAMSGTVGQSKIEVMAQRVALINPECKVNLIDDFIDSDNQAEYLSKEYDYVLDAIDSVKAKASLLAYCRSNKIKVITIGGAGGQVDPTQICVADLSKTVQDPLAKKIKDQLRRFYNFSKNPKRKFSIDCVFSTEQLKYPQADGSVCAVKATAEGPKRMDCATGFGAATVVTATFGFVAVSRIIEKLIQKHSSK
- the csdE gene encoding cysteine desulfurase sulfur acceptor subunit CsdE, which gives rise to MLYPENPFGSSIVEDDIVAQMSLCQGWEKRYRQVIQWGKKLPVMPEELKAEQVLVAGCESQVWLVGQQVGGVWQFCADSDARIVRGLIALVLTVFNGKTSQQIQQFDIESYFESLGLIQHLSPSRGNGLKAIVEQIKTLTA